A genome region from Triticum aestivum cultivar Chinese Spring chromosome 2B, IWGSC CS RefSeq v2.1, whole genome shotgun sequence includes the following:
- the LOC123041901 gene encoding ent-kaurene oxidase-like 3 translates to MEALLAALPAGGGGTVAVSAAAVGGLAAVIAGVRMGHKERANTPPAVPGLPIIGNLLQLTEKKPHKTFAKWSDIYGSVYTIRTGASSVAVVNSTEVAKEAMVAKFSSISTRKLPKAISVLSHDKKMVATSDYGDFHKMVNRFVMAGLLGSSAQRQFRETRNMMMDNMLSTFHTLVTDDPHAPRNFREVFKEELFRLSLFQSLGEDVSSVYVKEFGRDISKDEIYQIIVADMMICVIEIDWRDFFPYLSWIPNKSFDTTVATTESRRTVVMRAMVDQQKERIARGKAKASYLDFLLAGNTLTDDQVTMLVWEAIIEGADTTLVTTEWAMYELAKNPEKQDRLYQEIQEVCGEDMVTEDHLLRLPYLNAVFHETLRRHSPVSLLPPRFVHETTTLAGYEVQAGTEVIVNVYACNMDKKEWEEPEEWTPERFLNDGRFDVADMYKTIAFGAGRRVCAGSAQATGISCAAMARFVQEFAWTLKEGDEDKVDTVQLMGYKLHPLYVYLSPRRGRQ, encoded by the exons ATGGAGGCGCTGCTGGCCGCACTCCCCGCTGGCGGCGGGGGCACGGTGGCCGTCTCCGCGGCGGCCGTTGGTGGGCTGGCCGCCGTGATCGCCGGTGTCAGGATGGGGCACAAGGAACGCGCCAACACGCCCCCAG CTGTTCCTGGTTTACCTATAATTGGGAATCTACTTCAGCTAACAGAAAAGAAGCCCCATAAGACCTTTGCAAAATGGTCTGATATTTATGGGTCAGTATACACCATAAGGACTGGGGCTTCATCTGTAGCTGTGGTCAACTCAACAGAAGTAGCCAAGGAG GCAATGGTTGCGAAATTCTCATCCATATCTACTCGAAAGCTACCTAAAGCAATATCAGTGTTGAGTCATGATAAAAAAATGGTTGCTACAAGTGACTATGGTGACTTCCACAAAATGGTGAACCGCTTTGTTATGGCGGGCTTGTTAGGTTCTTCTGCTCAG AGGCAATTTCGGGAGACGAGAAACATGATGATGGATAACATGTTAAGCACTTTTCATACATTGGTGACCGATGACCCACATGCTCCTCGGAACTTTCGAGAAGTTTTCAAGGAGGAGCTATTCCGCTTATCGTTG TTTCAGAGTCTAGGTGAGGATGTAAGTTCAGTTTATGTGAAGGAGTTTGGGCGCGATATTTCGAAGGATGAAATCTACCAGATCATTGTGGCTGACATGATGATATGCGTCATTGAGATTGATTGGAGGGATTTCTTCCCGTACCTCAGCTGGATTCCAAACAAGAGCTTTGATACAACAGTTGCTACCACGGAATCTAGGCGAACCGTGGTGATGCGAGCCATGGTCGATCAACAGAAGGAAAGAATTGCACGCGGCAAG GCAAAGGCATCCTATCTGGACTTTTTGTTGGCAGGGAACACATTGACAGATGACCAAGTAACGATGCTAGTGTGGGAGGCAATCATAGAGGGTGCAGATACTACTTTGGTGACGACCGAGTGGGCTATGTACGAGCTTGCCAAAAACCCCGAAAAACAG GATCGTCTCTaccaggagatccaggaggtgTGCGGCGAGGACATGGTCACGGAGGACCATCTTCTTCGGCTGCCGTACCTGAATGCCGTGTTCCACGAGACGCTGCGGCGCCATTCTCCTGTCTCGCTTCTGCCTCCAAGGTTCGTCCATGAGACCACCACACTCGCCGGCTACGAGGTCCAGGCCGGAACAGAG GTGATCGTCAATGTGTACGCGTGCAACATGGACAAGAAAGAGTGGGAGGAGCCCGAGGAGTGGACGCCGGAGAGGTTCCTGAACGACGGCAGGTTCGACGTCGCTGACATGTACAAGACCATTGCATTCGGCGCTGGGAGGAGGGTCTGCGCCGGGAGCGCGCAGGCGACAGGCATTTCGTGTGCCGCCATGGCGAGGTTCGTGCAGGAATTCGCATGGACGCTCAAGGAGGGCGACGAGGACAAGGTGGACACCGTCCAGCTCATGGGCTACAAGCTTCACCCCCTCTACGTGTATCTCTCGCCGAGGAGAGGGAGGCAGTGA